In the Desulfobaccales bacterium genome, one interval contains:
- a CDS encoding adenylate/guanylate cyclase domain-containing protein — MGDGRRSFRSYKPAVALGLGIFVCLAVGVVASFGVLEPYRLKTLDQFFRLLPLEPPHPEVMLITIDQPDIEHLAARGVTWPWPREFYASILDFCRRGGARAVIFDILFTEESRYGPEDDRKFARALAEMPAFLACFLTREDKPLHPLTPEVLGKGALRLSGPGPPGPEYRAVIPPLGPLLQAATGVGNVECGPDPDGIYRRLPLAGRFQGHSLPLLAFAAYSRLGNPGEWRYESGELVRGELRLPLDDQGRFLLKFRGPARTFPRLSAADLITSEMNLRQGQAPLKPPEALAGKWVLVGLTAPGLLDLKASPVSAVYPGVELHATLLDNLLRGDFLRPLPLWLLGVWSFLMALCGAAAVLFSLRLWLTGLAALGVAAAVLGVSVLGFRADWWIDPVLPGLAAGLAFAAAAAYSYVTEGRQKLAIRRMFSHYLSEAVIRHLLEHPERLKLGGERRRVTLFFSDLAGFTSLSEKLAPEDVVALLNDYLSRMTDIILAEEGVVDKFEGDAIMAMWGAPLEQPDQAVRACRAALRQVAALHEVNAGLAARGLPPLRMRIGIHTGEAVVGNLGSHRRFDYTAVGDAVNLASRLEGLNKYYGTAILVSEDTAAALDGALEIMEVDQVAVKGRETPVRVFQVLAPAGELSPEALAAREAYVQGLAAYRERRFDEAMEYFARSQELLPEGNPAGALVERCRRLLAEPPPEWDGVFRPEGK; from the coding sequence ATGGGTGACGGCCGGCGCAGCTTCAGGTCCTACAAGCCCGCAGTGGCGCTGGGGCTGGGGATTTTCGTCTGCCTGGCGGTAGGGGTCGTGGCCTCCTTTGGAGTGCTGGAGCCTTACCGCCTCAAGACCCTGGACCAGTTTTTCCGGCTCCTGCCCCTTGAGCCGCCTCATCCCGAGGTGATGCTCATCACCATCGACCAGCCGGATATTGAGCATTTGGCCGCTCGGGGCGTTACCTGGCCCTGGCCCCGGGAGTTTTATGCCTCCATCCTGGACTTCTGCCGGCGGGGCGGAGCCCGGGCGGTCATCTTTGATATCCTCTTTACCGAGGAATCCCGCTACGGTCCCGAGGATGACCGGAAATTCGCCCGGGCCCTGGCTGAGATGCCCGCCTTTCTCGCCTGCTTCCTCACCCGGGAGGACAAGCCCCTCCATCCCCTCACCCCGGAGGTGCTGGGCAAAGGGGCGCTCCGGCTCTCCGGGCCAGGGCCGCCGGGGCCGGAATACCGGGCAGTCATTCCCCCCTTGGGGCCGCTGCTCCAGGCCGCCACCGGGGTGGGGAACGTGGAATGCGGCCCCGATCCGGACGGCATCTACCGGCGGCTGCCCCTGGCAGGCCGCTTTCAGGGGCACTCTCTGCCGCTCCTGGCATTTGCCGCTTACAGCCGTCTGGGGAATCCCGGTGAGTGGCGCTATGAGTCCGGGGAGCTGGTGCGGGGGGAGCTGCGATTGCCTTTGGATGATCAGGGCCGGTTCCTCCTGAAATTCCGGGGGCCGGCCCGCACTTTCCCTCGCCTGAGCGCCGCAGATCTGATCACCTCGGAGATGAACCTGCGCCAGGGCCAGGCGCCGTTAAAGCCGCCGGAGGCGCTGGCCGGCAAGTGGGTCCTGGTGGGGCTCACCGCCCCGGGGCTGTTGGACCTCAAGGCCAGCCCGGTGAGCGCGGTCTATCCCGGGGTGGAGCTGCACGCCACCCTGCTGGACAATCTCTTGCGCGGCGATTTCCTGCGGCCGCTCCCCTTGTGGCTCCTGGGGGTATGGAGCTTCCTCATGGCGCTTTGCGGGGCTGCGGCGGTGCTCTTTTCCCTCAGGCTGTGGCTCACCGGGCTGGCGGCCTTGGGCGTGGCGGCGGCGGTGCTGGGCGTCAGCGTTCTGGGGTTCCGGGCCGACTGGTGGATCGATCCGGTGCTCCCGGGGCTGGCGGCGGGGCTGGCCTTTGCCGCCGCCGCGGCCTACAGCTACGTCACCGAAGGCCGCCAGAAGCTGGCCATCCGCCGCATGTTCTCCCACTATCTCTCCGAGGCGGTCATCCGCCACCTCCTGGAGCACCCGGAGCGCCTGAAGCTGGGCGGCGAACGGCGGCGGGTGACCCTGTTTTTCTCCGATCTCGCCGGGTTCACCTCCCTCTCGGAGAAGCTCGCCCCGGAGGACGTGGTGGCCCTCCTCAATGATTACCTTTCCCGCATGACCGACATCATCCTGGCGGAGGAGGGGGTGGTGGACAAGTTTGAGGGGGACGCCATCATGGCCATGTGGGGGGCGCCCCTGGAGCAGCCGGACCAGGCGGTGCGGGCCTGCCGGGCGGCCCTGCGGCAGGTGGCGGCGCTCCACGAAGTCAACGCCGGCCTGGCCGCCAGGGGGCTCCCGCCCTTGCGGATGCGCATCGGCATCCACACCGGGGAGGCGGTGGTGGGTAATCTGGGCTCCCACCGACGGTTTGATTACACCGCGGTGGGGGACGCAGTGAACCTGGCCTCCCGGCTGGAGGGCCTCAACAAATATTACGGCACCGCCATCCTGGTGAGCGAGGACACCGCCGCGGCCTTAGACGGCGCCCTGGAGATCATGGAGGTGGACCAGGTGGCGGTGAAAGGGCGGGAGACGCCGGTCCGGGTCTTCCAGGTGCTGGCGCCGGCGGGGGAATTGTCGCCCGAGGCCCTGGCCGCCCGGGAGGCCTATGTGCAAGGCTTGGCCGCCTACCGGGAGCGGCGGTTTGATGAAGCCATGGAGTACTTTGCCCGCTCCCAGGAGCTGTTGCCCGAGGGCAACCCGGCCGGGGCGCTGGTGGAGCGCTGCCGCCGCCTCCTGGCTGAGCCGCCGCCGGAGTGGGACGGTGTTTTCCGGCCCGAAGGGAAGTAA